AAAAAGGAATGTAATTCACCATATTTTTAAAAGAAAAAAAATCATCTATTCTAAAAGCTTTAATTAATTTCAATCTCTTTTTAAATAATTTTTCACAATAAAAAGGACTTTCTGTTCCATGCAATTGAATAAAATCCAATTTATTTTTTTTACTCATTTCCAATACATTCTTTTCTGATTCATTTACGAAGACTCCAATTTTTAATATTTCTTTTTTTAGTTTTGGAATAAAAAAATCAAAACCTACAAATCGAGGAGAATTAGGATAAAATATAAATCCCATAAAATCAGGTAGTAAATCTGAAATTTTTTGTATATGAAATTTCATACCACATATTTTTATTTTTAATGATTTGTGTTTCATCATGAAATGATTTCAAATAAAGATTTTATAAAATTTCGACAAATTTTTCCAGGATCTTTTCTTTTCATAAAATATTCTCCAATTAAAAAACCTTCAAACCCTTGTTTTCTTAATTCAAGAATAATATTTCTATTATTTATCCCGCTTTCTGCTATTTTTATATAATTATCAGGAATTTTTGAAGATAATTTCAAACAATTATCATAATCTACAATAAAAGTTTTTAAATCTCGATTATTAATTCCCACAATATCTAATTCATCTGTTATTTTATCAATTTCAAATTCATTATGAATTTCAATAATTACTTCTAAATCAATACTTTTTGCAATTTTAGAAAAGTTTTTTATTTGACTTCTAGAAAGAATCCCAGCAATTAATAAAATCACATCCGCTCCTATAGATTTAGATTCTATAATCTGATATTCATCTATAATAAAATCTTTTCTGAGTATAGGAATGGAAACGATAGAACGTGATTTTTTTAAATCTTCATTTTTTCCAGAAAAAAAATTTTTGTCTGTAAGAATAGATATTCCACTAACTCCTGATAATTCATAATCTTTGACTACTTTTTCTATTGAAACTATATTGTTTATAACTCCTTTAGATGGAGATTTGGATTTAAATTCTGCAATAATACCAGTTTTGCTTTTCTTTAGACTTTTAACTAAAGAAAAATTTTTTCTTTTGAAGAAAAAACTATTTTCCAATTCTTTTATAGGGCGGAGGATTCTATTATTAAAGACTTCTTTTTGTTTAACAGATACTATTTTTTCAAGAATATTCATAAGCTCAATAATTTTTTGAGAATATTCTTTGCTTTTCCACTTTTTAAAGATCTTTTTGCCTTATCATAATTATTCTCAAGACTGTCTTGATTGATCAGACCCAATGCAAATGTAGCATTTATCAAAACAACTTCATTTTGAGCTAAAGTTCCTTCTCCTGATAAAATACTAATGAATATACGAATATTTTCCTCTGTATTTTTTCCTCCTTTTAATTCATCAGGATTCACTTTAATCTTATTTTTTTTCCCTATTCCCAATTCTTCTATAGAATAGAATTTTTCCCCTTTTGGGGTATAACATTTCATCCCACTAGTAAGTGTTATTTCATCATAACCGTCTAAACTATGAATAATAGCATAATTATTTTTTGTATTTTGATACATATAATAATATATTCTGGCTAATTCTAAATTAGAAACTCCTAATAATTGACTTTTTGGTTCTCCTGGATTGATAATTGGACCAAGTGTATTGAAAATAGTCCTAATTCCTAATTCTTTTCTTGTTTCAGATATAATATTTAAAGCTGGATGGAATATAGGTGCATGCAAATAACAAAAACCAACTTTATCCAACTGATTTTTTAAATTGTCTTCTTTATTCGTGAAATGATATCCTAACTCTTTTAAAATACTTGAAGAACCAGTTATAGAGGAAGAACTAAAACTTCCATGTTTAATCACTTTTTCTCCTGCTCCTGCTACTATAAAACATGCTAAAGTAGAGATATTAAAAGTGTTTTTTTTGTCTCCACCTGTTCCTACTATATCAACAGCATTAAATTCAGTGAGATTTACTTTTATGCATAATTCCATTAATGCTTGTCTAAATCCTACTATTTCTTCTAATGTAGGCGTTCTCATGTTATATATAGTAGTTATAGCCACAGCTTGGGTTTTATTAATTTTTCCTTTTGATAACTCCAGAATAAGATTCTTAGACTCTTGTTTTGTTAAAGTTTTTTCTAAAAAAAGATTTTCTAATATTTCTTTCATTTTTACTTCATTTTTAACCAATTACTTATTATTTTTTCTCCATATGGAGTTAAAATAGATTCTGGATGAAATTGGACTCCACGTATATCATAAAATTTATGACGCAAAGCCATAATTTCTCCTTTATCTCCAATAGCTGTAATCTTAAGTTCTTCAGGAAAATTATGTGGAGATATAATCCAAGAATGATAACGACCAACTTTAATCTCTCTAGGTAATTTTTGAAAAAGAATTTCTTTTGGATCTACAATTTTTATAGAACTAGCTATTCCATGATAAACTTCTTTTGTATTAAGAAGCTTAGCGCCAAAAACCTCTCCTATAGCTTGTTGTCCTAAACAAACTCCCAAAATACTTTTGGTAGAAGCAAAAGTTTTTACTAAAGGTTTTAAAATATGTGCTTCATCAGGAATTCCTGGTCCTGGAGAAAGAATAATTTTGTTATATTTTTCTATATCAGAAAGTTTAATCTCATTATTTCTATATACTTGGACAGGATTTTTTGTTAATTTTTTTACAGCATGAACAAGATTATAAGTAAAAGAATCATAATTATCTAAAATCAGTATTTTATTCATAATACTTCATATATTTTTAGCTAATTCTATAGCTTTAAATAAGGCCATTAGCTTATTATTTACTTCTTCTAACTCTTTTTCTTCTTTAGAATCAGAAACGATTCCTGCTCCAGCTTGAAAAAAAAGAGTATTATTTTTGCTGACAAAAGAACGAATTACTATAGCTGTATTCATACAAGAATTATTCAATCCAAAAAAACCAATAGCTCCTCCATATATTCCTCTATGTTGATTTTCCATTTTATCTATCAATTCCATTGCTTTATACTTAGGAGCCCCTGATAAAGTTCCTGCAGGAAAAGTGTCTCCAAATACTTTTATAATAGATATATTTTCTTCCAGTTTTCCAGATACTTTAGATACCATATGTAGGACATGAGAAAAAACTTGAATTTCTTTAAACCCTTCTACTTTTACATTGGAAGAATTTTTACTCAAATCATTTCTTGCTAAATCTACTAACATGACATGTTCTGCATTTTCTTTTGGATTATTAGATAGATTTTCAGACAATTTTTTATCCTTTTCTTTGTTTCCTGATCTTCGTATAGTTCCTGCTATTGGATTAATATAAGCTATTTGATTATTAATGATTAATTGTGATTCTGGAGAAGAACCAAACAATTTATAACTTCCATAATCAAAATAAAAAAGATATGGAGAAGGATTTATAAATCGCAAAGCACGATATACATTAAACTCATCTCCTGTAAATTTCTGTTGAAACTGACGAGATAATACTATTTGAAAAACATCTCCCCGTAAACAAGCTTTTATTCCTTGGGATACCATTTTTTTGTATTCTATATCAGTAACATTTGAAGAACGATTTCCTACAGATTTAAATGGAAAATCAGGAAAATTTTTCTTTTTTATTAATTCTACTAATTGATTTATATAAGTTTTTTTATCATTATTAATGAATTGATGTTCAATTAAGTAGATTTCATTGTGAAAATGTCGGAATACAATTAGGTTTCTATAAAAACTAAATCGTATCTGAGGAAGATGATATATTTCTTTAATTGGAGCATGAAACCGAATATTTTCAAAATATTGAATACTATCATAAGATATGTATCCATATAAACCGGAATAAGAAAAAGAAGTATTTTCACTTTCAAATCTTTTAAAAAATTCCTCAATTAAAATTTGTATGTCCAATCGATCATTTATAAAAATGTGTTTATGAACATCATTTGGATATGATATTCGCAATACATTTTTATCTAGAATAAATTCTGAAACTGGATTAATACAAAGAATAGAAGAATTGTTTTTGGTAATTTGATAATCAGAAGATTCTAATAATAATGTATTTGGAAAACTATCTCTTAGTTTTAAATATAATTCTATTGGTGTAGTACTATCAGCTAAAATTTTTTTCTGAATAGTTCTAAAATTAAATTTAAACATAGTTTATGGTATTTTTATATGATGAAAAAAGGCCGTCATAAAGACAAGCCTTCTTGTAAGTAAATATTGTTGGGAGATGATCTTACCTCAATTAATTTAAGAATACCATTTACTTTAGAAATGACATTAACCTCATGCAAATATAAATAAATTTTTATATCTTATGAAAATATTCATTTTTGTTTGTTTTCTTTTTATATTTTCTTATTCTATAGAAGGGATAGAAAGAAAAATTTGGAATCAAAACGAAGATTCTGTTAATACGGAAAAAGAAAAAAATTATGTAGATGTTTATCTTCCTACTTCTCAGGATTACAGATTTTGGACAGAGGAAAATAATTTTAAAAAAACTTTATTAAACATAGAATCTTTTTCTATTGAAAAATATTATTCTCATAATTTTTTTAAACATGATGATTTCGGTTTTTTTTATAATCGAGGAAAAGAAAAAAATTTATTAATTCCCAACAGAAATTTTACACAAAAAAACCTCTATCATTCTCAAAAAATTCTTCTTTTTAAGGATCCTTTTTTTTCTCGTGAAAAGGTTCAATATTTTGATGTTAAAACTCCTCTTTCAGAAATTTTTTATGAAAGTAATTTATTTCAAGAAAGAGGATTGGGCGGTTTTTTTTCTCAGAGTCCAAATGAAAAAATGAATTATTCTATGGAATATAGGGCACTTAATTTTAAGGATAAACTTGATTTTGAAAGAAATCAAAATTTCTTACTAACTACTTTTAGTTTTCAGGATCAATATGATTATTATTATAAATTATGGGGACATTATATTTTCCAAAATTTTTTTCTCAAAGAAAGAGAAGAAGTCTTCAAATGGAATAATATTAAAAATTATAAAAATGTTTTTTTAGATCAAAAAAAATTTGTTCATAACAGATTTTACATAAGTTTTATTCAAAAGATTTTTCCTAATAAATTGTTTTTTTTTAAGACATATATGGAATATGAAAAATATTCTAAAAGTCATTATTTTTCTGAACAAAAAAATAAAATTAATCATTTTTATTTGAAAAACAGTTTTTTCTTAATGTTTAAGAAAAATAAATTTGAAATAGAAGTAGGATCAATTTTTGATAAAATATATTATCAATTGTTTTTAATTAATGATTATAACAATAAAATGATTCCTAAAAATAAGTATATAAACAATCTTTCTATAGAAACTAAAATAAATTATCCTATTAATAATTTTTTAAAATTTTATTCTCACACTAAATGGATAATGGAATATAATAATTTGAAAAAAACATATTTTCAAATGGACATGAAATTTAATACACTTTTGTTTTCAAAATTTGATTTTTCTAGCAAAATACATATATCTGATAATAAAGGAGTTTCTTCTGATTTTATTCATCTTTATATTCTAAAAAAAAATGAAGATTGTTATAACAATCAACGAAGTAATATGTTGGTTTTTGATAAAGAAAAAACAATGGATTTTTCTTTATTTTATAAAGATAATTTTCATGTTTCTTTTTATATTTCTAAATTGGATCATTCTTTTTTAGACGAAAAAAAAGAAATGGAAAAATTTTTATATCGTAAGGATATTCAATCATACGGATTAAAAATAAAAACAACACAAAATATATGGAAATTTCAATTTAATAATCTTTTTTTGTATCAAAAATATAACTCTGATCCATTAATTTTTTCTATACCCAATTTTTTATCAAGAAGCACAATTTCTTATCAAGATAATTATTTTAATAAGGCATTATCAATAAAAACGGGGGTTTCTGTTCATTATTTCAGCAATTTTTATTATCAAAAAATTTATTATCCTTTTGATGTTTCTCTTTTCCCTTCGGAAAAAGAATGTTATCCATATAAAATTGGAGGAAATCCTTTTATGAATTATTTTTTAAACTTGAAAATATATAGAACTATATTTTATCTTAGTATTCAAAATATAGGAGTTCATTCCATTTATAGTCCTCTTAACAAAAAAGAATTATTTATCAGAACTGGATTTTCATGGACTCTTTTTACTTGATTCCAAAAATTTTTATAAAAAAACGTAATTTTACTCATTGAATGAAAAAATTTTTTTATTTTATATTGCTTTTTTTGATGCCTTTATTTTCGTCTTTCTCAAAAGATTCGTCTTTCTCAAAAGAAAGAAAAGAAATAGAAAGAGTCATTGAATACATTAAAAAATATGCTGTTTTTGCTGTTGAAGAAATGGAAAAATTTGGAATACCAGCTAGTATTAAATTAGGACAAGGAATTTTGGAATCTTCTAGTGGAAATAGCCATTTATCCAAAGCTACGAATAATCATTTTGGAATTAAATGTGGTAAAAATTGGATGGGAGATATTTATTACCATAATGATGATCTTCCAAAAGAATGTTTTCGTAAATATAATTCTGTACGAGAATCTTTTCAAGATCACTCTAAATTTTTGCAACATCCACGTTATTCTAAATTATTTCTTTTAAAAAAAAATGATTATCAATCTTGGGCAACAGAACTGAAACAGGCTGGTTATGCAACATCGTTAAATTATGCCGATTTGTTAATTAATCAGATAGAAAAGTATCTTCTATGGAAGTTTGATGAAGAAAATTCTTGTGGAATAGAAAAAAGAATAAACTTATACTTGACATCTATTATGCAAAATAATCAAAAAAACGATTCTTTTTTCAAGAAAAAAATACATTTTCTTTATAAAATTTTTCTTTTTATTAAGAAAAAATTAAACTGTACAAAAACAAGTTTAAATAATTAAACATTATATATATATATGAACCCTAATAATTTGAGGTACAGTAAAAATCATGAATGGATAGGATTAGATTCCCAAAAAAATAGAAAAGCTTATATAGGAATTACTCATTTTGCTCAAAATGAGTTGGGAGATATTGTTTATCTAGATGTAGAAAATTCTATAATAGGAGAAAAAATAAAAGAAGGAGATCTATTTGGAACAATAGAAGCGGTAAAAACTGTTTCAGATTTGTTTATGCCTGTTTCAGGTTGCATCCTTTCAATTAATAAAAAATTGTTATTACAACCAGAACTTATCAATAAAAGTTATTATGACGAAGGATGGATTATACAAATAGAAATCTCAGATATAGAAGAATATAATAGATTGATGTCTTTGGAAGAATACAAAAAATATATACAAGAACCTAATTAATTAGAAATTAGAATTTTTATTATGAATAAAAATGATTTTTTTGATTTTCTTAATAATAAAAAAATTGCAGAAAAAATAATTGATTTTAATCATAATAATATTACGACTGTTCGTTTTTTAATTCCTTCCATTCATTGTAGTTCTTGTGTTTTTGTTTTGGAAAGTTTATCTAAGTTTCATAAAAATATTCTAGAATCTACTGTTGATTTTTCCAGTAAACAAATTTGGATAACATTCAATAATGTTGAATTGAAATTAAGTCATTTAGCTAGAATTCTTGATAAGATGGGGTATAGACCTTCTATTAATTTTGAATCAATAGAAAAAAGGGGAAAGAACACATTTGATAGGAAATTAATAGGAAAATTAGCTGTTTCCTTTTTTTGTTTTGGAAATATAATGCTTTTGTCTATTCCAGAATATGTTGGTGCTTATCAAGATACATGGTTCTTGGAAAATAGGAACTTTTTTCGTTATTTAATGTTATTTTTATCTTTACCTGTTGTAATATTTTCTTTTTCAGATCATATAAAATATGCATTTTTGGGATTAAAGAAACATGTTCTGAATATAGATGTTCCTATTTCCATTGGAATATTGGTTCTTTTTTTATGGAGTTGTTATGAAATTTTTTTTGATTTAGGTTCTGGATATTTTGATAGTATTTCTAGTTTTTCTTTATTTCTACTTGTGAGTAGAATATTTCAAATTTATACTCATAATAAGATTCTTTCTTTTGAAAAAAATTATAAATCTTTTTATCCAGTTTTAATAACAAAAATACACGAAAATAAAAAAGAAGAAAAAATTTTACTTTCTTCTTTAAAAAAAGGAGACACTATTCTAATTAGAAATGAAGAGATTATTCCTTCCGATTCTATCCTAATGAAAGGAAACGCAGTATTGGATAATAGTTTTATTACAGGTGAATCTTATTTAATAAATAGGAAAATAGGAGATAGGATCTATGCTGGTTCTAAACAAAGAGGAGAAGCTATTTTTCTAAAAGTGATTAAAAATGTGGATCACAGTTATTTGAGTTTATTGTGGAACAAAAATAAATTTAACAATCATAAAAAATTATTTTACTTAAACTCAATATCCACTAAATTTAGTCAGTATTTTACTCCTATCATTTTAATGATTTCTATAATAACTGGAATATATTGGTTTTTAAATAATGATATATCAAAAACATTTCAGACTACTTTTTCAGTTTTAATCATCACTTGCCCTTGTGCTTTGGTTCTTTCTACTCCATTGATATTTGGAAATATAATACGTTTTTTTTCTAAAAAAAGTTTTTATATCAGAGATATTTTCACAATGGAAAGGATTTCTACAATCAAGACTTTAATTTTTGATAAAACAGGAACTATAACTGATCCAAATAAAGAAAAGATATTTTTTATAGGAAATATAAAATATGAGGAAAAAAAGATCATAGCTTCTTTATTAAAAAATTCTAGGCATCCTTTAAGTCAAAGAATATTATCAGAGTTATCTATAAGAGATTTTTATTCCATAAAGAAATTTAAAGAAGTAATGGGACAAGGATTAGAAGGGATCATAAAAAATATACCGATTAAAATAGGGTCTAGAAAATATTTAGGAATTTCAACAAAAATAAATGATAAAAATAAAACAACAGTCTTTATTTCTATAAATGAAAAATTTGTAGGTTACTTTTTATTTAGAAATTATTATAGAAAAGGAATAAAGAATATTTTTCAAAAATTGAAAGAGTATAAAATAATTATCCTTTCTGGAGATCAGAACGAATTAGAAAAAAAATACTTGAAATCTATCTTGCCAAAATCTGGTGAAGTATTTTTTAATCAGAGTCCAGAAAATAAACTAAATTATGTTAAGAGATTACAAAAAAAAGGAGAGAAAATAATGATGTTTGGAGATGGAATTAATGATTGTGCAGCTCTAAGTCAAAGTGAAGTAGGGGTTTCTGTTTCTGAAAATCCAACTAACTTTTTTCCAAGTTGTGATGCTTTTTTGCAATCTAATTGTTTGAATAAAATTTTCTTATTTTTGAAAATATCCAGAATTTCTAGGAAATTAGTGATTGTCAATTTTATGATTAGCTTACTTTATAATGTTGTAGGTATTTTTTTTGCTGTTACCGGTAATTTAAAGCCTATTATAGCCGCTATTCTGATGCCTTTAAGTTCTTTTTCTGTTATTTTTTTTTCTATTATATCTACTTGGCTAATTTCAAGAAAATTTATTTTTTAAAAAATTCTGAAATTTTTATTATGGACATATTAATTATTATGATATTATCTAGTATTTCTTTAGGAGCGTTTTTTCTCATATTTTTTTTAATTGGTCTTTATTCTGGACAATTTGATGATTATGAATCTCCTAGAATTAGAATCTTAATTGATGATATTGAAAAAAATTAATTAATAATGATTTTATAATGAAATTAATAAATGCATCATATTATTACAATAATCGTATTGTAAAAGCTTTTTTATATGCTACGATGTTTTGGGCTTTTATTGGATTTTTAGCTGGATTGTTTATAGCCTTGTTATTATTTTATCCTGAAATTCCTGAATCTATTTTTGGGAACAGACTTAAGGATTCTCAAGGAATCATAGGGTTTGGAAGATGGAGAATGTTGCATACTAGTACTGCTGTTTTTGCTTTTGTGGGGAATATAATTTTTACAGGCTATTATTATTCTTTACAACGTTTATTAAAGACTAGAATTTTTAGTGATGTTCTTAGTTGGATTCATTTTTGGGGATGGCAAATATTTATTATTTCTACTTGGATTACTTTTTTATTAGGAATAAACACTAGTAAAGAGTATGCTGAGCATGAATGGCCTATAGATATAGGAGTTTTTTTAATTTGGATTGTTTATGGAATTAATATGATAGGGACTATTTTAAAAAGAAGAATAAAACATTTGTATGTTAGCATTTGGTTTTTATTAGGGACATGGGTTGCTGTAGCTATGTTACATTTATTTAATAATCTAGAGTTGCCTATATCTCTTTTATCTTTTAAAAGTTATTCCATATATGCTGGAGTACAAGACGCTTTAATGCAATGGTGGTATGGTCATAATGCTGTTGCATTTATTTTGACCACCCCTATATTGGGATTAATGTATTATTTTGTTCCGAAAGCATCCAATCAACCTATTTTTTCTTATAAACTTTCTATTATTCATTTTTGGTCCTTAATATTTGTATATATATGGGCAGGACCTCATCATTTAATGTATACATCGCTTCCTAATTGGGCTCAAATGTTAGGAACTATTTTTTCAATAATGTTAATTGCTCCTTCATGGGGTGGAATGTTGAATGGATTACTTACACTAAGAGGAGATTGGAATCAAGTAAAAAAAAATCCTATTTTGAAATTTTTTGTGGTGGGAATTACTTGTTATGGAATGGCAACCTTTGAAGGGCCTATGCTTGCTACTAAAACTTTGAATTCTATTGGACATTTCACAGATTGGGTAATAGCTCATGTCCATTTAGGAACTTTAGGATGGAATGGTTTTATGGCTTTTGGAGTTATATATTGGTTAACACAGAAGATATGGAATACTAAATTATATTCTATATCATTGGCTAATATTCATTTTTGGTTAGGTGTTTTAGGAATCGTATTGTATATTTTTCCTATGTATTTTGGTGCAATATTACAATCTATGATGTGGAAGAAGTTTAACCCTGATGGAACTTTAGCTTATAAAAATTTTTTAGATTCAGTGTTATCTATTATTCCATTTTATAAAATTAGATTTATAGGTGGAATAATTTACTTTTTGGGTTTTGTTTTAATGATTTATAATGTTTTTAAAACAATAAAAAAAGGTTATTCAATTGATAATGAAAAATTTAAATGTGATCCATTTTATGGAAAAATAAAAGAAAAAAATGAAAAATTTCACAGTTGGTTAGAAAAAAAACCAATACAATTAACAATTCTTTCTTTTATAGCAGTGGCCATTGGAGGTTTTATAGAAATAATTCCTACTTTAGTGATTAAATCTAATATTCCTACTATTCATAATGTAAAACCTTATAAAGCTCTTGAATTAGAAGGTAGAGATTTATTTGTTAGAGAAGGATGTAATTCCTGTCACAGTGCTCAAGTCCGTCCATTTAGAGATGAAGTGGTTCGTTATGGAGAATATTCTAAAGCCGGAGAATTTGTATATGATCATCCATTTCTTTGGGGATCTAAACGAACAGGTCCAGACTTGGCTAGAGAAGGAGGGAAAAACCCTAATTCTTGGCATTATAATCATATGTTCAATCCTAGATCAACTTCTCCTGGATCTATTATGCCAAGATATCCCTGGCTAATTTATAATAAGTTAGACAG
This genomic window from Blattabacterium cuenoti contains:
- the ccoN gene encoding cytochrome-c oxidase, cbb3-type subunit I — translated: MKLINASYYYNNRIVKAFLYATMFWAFIGFLAGLFIALLLFYPEIPESIFGNRLKDSQGIIGFGRWRMLHTSTAVFAFVGNIIFTGYYYSLQRLLKTRIFSDVLSWIHFWGWQIFIISTWITFLLGINTSKEYAEHEWPIDIGVFLIWIVYGINMIGTILKRRIKHLYVSIWFLLGTWVAVAMLHLFNNLELPISLLSFKSYSIYAGVQDALMQWWYGHNAVAFILTTPILGLMYYFVPKASNQPIFSYKLSIIHFWSLIFVYIWAGPHHLMYTSLPNWAQMLGTIFSIMLIAPSWGGMLNGLLTLRGDWNQVKKNPILKFFVVGITCYGMATFEGPMLATKTLNSIGHFTDWVIAHVHLGTLGWNGFMAFGVIYWLTQKIWNTKLYSISLANIHFWLGVLGIVLYIFPMYFGAILQSMMWKKFNPDGTLAYKNFLDSVLSIIPFYKIRFIGGIIYFLGFVLMIYNVFKTIKKGYSIDNEKFKCDPFYGKIKEKNEKFHSWLEKKPIQLTILSFIAVAIGGFIEIIPTLVIKSNIPTIHNVKPYKALELEGRDLFVREGCNSCHSAQVRPFRDEVVRYGEYSKAGEFVYDHPFLWGSKRTGPDLAREGGKNPNSWHYNHMFNPRSTSPGSIMPRYPWLIYNKLDRSNTEKKIKAMIKLGVPYTLEYIKNVNQDMDRQANKIVSDIYNEYPNIKIEIDQQKKVEKEKFVSLEKREIIAIIAYLQRLGTDIKS